ATCGTGGCCGGGCGTTTTTATAATTTTAATATCCTCGCTAAAATCTTCCCGCCAATCATCACACTTATTGCCGTCCCAAACGCCGAAATACTCTATAACTTTTGCTTTAGCAAACATGCCGGTATTGCGATAATGATCAAGATGGGAATGAGTCAAAAAAACATAATTGATATCATCAGTACTCAAACCATCTTCCCTTAATCTGTCCTTCAAATCATCTTGATTTCTCAAAACTCCCGGGTCAACAACAATCGTCACGCCATTATCTCTGACCAAAGTAATGGTTGGGCAGGTCCTTTCTTCCCCTGTCGTTTCCACTTCTTCCGCTGAAGTATAGCCTCTCATTAAAATTTTTGCTTCTGCCATATATTTATTTCTTATTTTTTAATTCATAACTTTTAATTGCTTCGTGTAAAGCTTCAACTCCGAGCATTGAACAATGAATTTTTACCGGCGGCAACCCTCCTAAATCTTTCACAATTTTATCTTTAGTGACTTTTAAAGATTGTTCAATGGTTTTGCCTTTCACCATATCAGTCAAAGCTGAAGACACGGCAATCGCGGCGGCGCAGCCTAAAGTTTCAAATTTTATATCTTCTATT
This genomic stretch from Patescibacteria group bacterium harbors:
- a CDS encoding MBL fold metallo-hydrolase; the encoded protein is MAEAKILMRGYTSAEEVETTGEERTCPTITLVRDNGVTIVVDPGVLRNQDDLKDRLREDGLSTDDINYVFLTHSHLDHYRNTGMFAKAKVIEYFGVWDGNKCDDWREDFSEDIKIIKTPGHDATSLTLLVETEKGIVAICGDVFWKENYPENDPYASDPVKLAESRKKVLELADFVIPGHGAMFKVKK
- a CDS encoding iron-sulfur cluster assembly scaffold protein, giving the protein MIYSKKVLNHFKNPHNQGVIKNADAVGKVGNPGCGDVMKIYLKIKNNKIEDIKFETLGCAAAIAVSSALTDMVKGKTIEQSLKVTKDKIVKDLGGLPPVKIHCSMLGVEALHEAIKSYELKNKK